In Mangifera indica cultivar Alphonso chromosome 1, CATAS_Mindica_2.1, whole genome shotgun sequence, a single genomic region encodes these proteins:
- the LOC123218709 gene encoding protein WHAT'S THIS FACTOR 1 homolog, chloroplastic-like isoform X2: MESLLLLTVQLFFLVNILYSSHIMYRRSGLSFFHQTLDSYALSSPILIQKSGSMWVPKKQKSSGGWRPKKKIYHRDHELDRAIDLQKKPSLILQLKSIIQSQKHQSLFLRDLEKQVGFVQKWNFMSIIEKYPTIFHVGGGSDRSPPFVTLTEKAKKISNEEPEARALMEPILVKNLRKLLMMSVDCRIPLEKIECIDSELGLPQDFKKTLIPKYPEFFSVKEFNGKAYLYLENWDSSLAFTAREERLARKGILNSSGAQKKVRITKDGNYLGPFAFKMCFPAGFRPNMRYLEELQRWQRMEFPSPYLNARRYELADPKARKRVVAVLHELLNLTMEKRMTSSQLDAFHSEYLLPHRLLLCLIKYHGIFYITNKGARSTVFLKEAYDGSSLIDKCPLLSHNDRFMALTGRREINSCTVMPSL, from the exons ATGGAATCGCTATTACT ATTAACTGTTCAACTATTTTTCTTAGTGAACATTCTTTATAGTTCCCACATCATGTACAGAAGATCCGGTTTGTCCTTCTTCCACCAAACTTTGGACTCTTATGCATTGTCATCTCCAATCCTGATTCAAAAATCAGGTTCTATGTGGGTTCCAAAGAAGCAAAAATCAAGTGGTGGATGGAGACCCAAGAAGAAAATATACCACAGAGATCATGAACTAGACAGAGCAATTGACTTACAAAAGAAGCCATCATTAATATTGCAACTCAAGTCCATCATCCAATCTCAAAAGCACCAATCTCTCTTTCTCCGGGACCTTGAAAAGCAAGTTGGGTTTGTTCAGAAATGGAACTTCATGTCTATCATTGAGAAGTACCCTACAATATTCCATGTTGGTGGTGGCAGTGATAGAAGCCCTCCTTTTGTTACTCTCACTGAAAAGGCTAAAAAGATTTCCAATGAAGAGCCTGAAGCAAGAGCGTTAATGGAACCCATTTTGGTTAAGAATCTAAGGAAGTTGCTAATGATGTCTGTTGACTGTAGGATACCTTTAGAAAAGATTGAATGTATAGACTCAGAATTGGGTTTGCCTCAAGACTTTAAGAAGACATTGATTCCAAAGTACCCAGAGTTCTTTTCAGTGAAAGAATTCAACGGCAAAGCTTATCTTTATTTGGAAAATTGGGACTCTTCATTGGCATTCACTGCACGTGAGGAAAGGTTAGCACGCAAAGGGATTTTGAACTCCAGTGGAGCTCAAAAGAAGGTTAGGATCACAAAAGATGGTAACTATTTGGGTCCTTTTGCTTTTAAGATGTGTTTTCCTGCTGGTTTTAGACCAAACATGAGATACCTCGAGGAACTACAGAGGTGGCAGAGAATGGAATTCCCCTCTCCATACTTGAATGCGAGGAGATATGAATTAGCAGATCCAAAAGCTCGAAAAAGAGTGGTGGCTGTGCTTCATGAACTCCTCAATTTAACTATGGAGAAGAGAATGACATCTTCCCAATTGGATGCATTTCATTCAGAGTATCTGTTACCGCATAGATTGCTTCTTTGTTTGATTAAGTATCAtggtatattttatattaccaaCAAAGGTGCTAGAAGTACCGTGTTCCTTAAAGAAGCTTATGATGGTTCAAGTTTGATAGATAAATGTCCTCTGTTGTCACATAATGATAGATTTATGGCACTTACTGGTAGGAGAGAGATAAATTCTTGTACTGTGATGCCTTCATTATAG
- the LOC123218757 gene encoding pre-mRNA-splicing factor ISY1 homolog, which yields MARNEEKAQSMLNRFIALKAEEKKKPKEQRPYLASECRDLAEADKQRQQIMREIGRKVAEIQNEGLGEHRLRDLNDEINKLIRKKSHWERRIVELGGPNYTKHSAKMTDLDGNIVDVPNPGRRGPGYRYFGAAKKLPGVRELFEKPPELRKRRTRYDIYKRIDASYYGYRDDEDGVLERVEGLAKVKMRVEAEEEWRRMEEIRREAKKAVKSGEVASVGVLKDLLFEEEEDVVEEERREMEREKIEKEREFVVHVPLPDEKEIEKMVVERKKMELLKKYATEGLVEEQNEAKALLNIHR from the coding sequence ATGGCTCGAAACGAAGAGAAAGCTCAGTCCATGCTCAATCGATTCATCGCGTTAAAGgctgaagaaaagaaaaaacctaaaGAACAACGTCCATATCTAGCCTCGGAGTGTCGTGATCTCGCCGAGGCCGACAAACAGCGCCAGCAAATCATGCGCGAAATCGGCCGCAAAGTCGCCGAGATTCAAAACGAAGGCCTTGGGGAGCACCGCCTCCGCGACCTCAACGACGAGATTAATAAACTAATTCGCAAGAAATCGCACTGGGAGCGACGAATAGTTGAACTTGGCGGGCCTAATTACACTAAACATTCTGCGAAAATGACGGATTTAGACGGAAATATTGTTGATGTTCCAAACCCTGGCCGGCGTGGCCCTGGCTATCGGTACTTTGGGGCGGCAAAGAAGTTGCCAGGTGTAAGGGAGTTGTTTGAGAAACCGCCTGAGTTGAGGAAGAGAAGAACCCGGTATGATATTTATAAGAGGATTGATGCGAGCTATTATGGGTATAGAGATGACGAGGATGGGGTTTTGGAGAGAGTGGAGGGGCTTGCGAAGGTGAAAATGAGGGTGGAGGCAGAGGAGGAGTGGCGAAGGATGGAGGAGATAAGGAGAGAAGCTAAGAAGGCCGTCAAAAGTGGGGAAGTGGCAAGTGTTGGGGTTCTGAAGGATCTATTGTttgaggaggaagaagatgtgGTGGAGGAGGAGAGGAGGGAGATGGAGAGGGAGAAAATTGAGAAGGAGAGGGAGTTTGTGGTACATGTGCCATTGCCAGATGAGAAGGAGATTGAAAAGATGGTGGTTGAGAGGAAGAAGATGGAATTGTTGAAGAAGTATGCTACTGAAGGCTTGGTGGAAGAGCAGAATGAGGCAAAAGCTCTGCTTAACATTCACCGCTAG
- the LOC123218709 gene encoding protein WHAT'S THIS FACTOR 1 homolog, chloroplastic-like isoform X1, translating into MIGSMNMFIFTFLVSVICRKKKKCRPESLLAPTLLSFSRTMESLLLLTVQLFFLVNILYSSHIMYRRSGLSFFHQTLDSYALSSPILIQKSGSMWVPKKQKSSGGWRPKKKIYHRDHELDRAIDLQKKPSLILQLKSIIQSQKHQSLFLRDLEKQVGFVQKWNFMSIIEKYPTIFHVGGGSDRSPPFVTLTEKAKKISNEEPEARALMEPILVKNLRKLLMMSVDCRIPLEKIECIDSELGLPQDFKKTLIPKYPEFFSVKEFNGKAYLYLENWDSSLAFTAREERLARKGILNSSGAQKKVRITKDGNYLGPFAFKMCFPAGFRPNMRYLEELQRWQRMEFPSPYLNARRYELADPKARKRVVAVLHELLNLTMEKRMTSSQLDAFHSEYLLPHRLLLCLIKYHGIFYITNKGARSTVFLKEAYDGSSLIDKCPLLSHNDRFMALTGRREINSCTVMPSL; encoded by the exons ATGATAGGATCTATGAATATgttcattttcacttttcttgTTAGTGTTATttgcagaaagaagaaaaaatgtcGACCGGAGAGCTTGCTTGCACCTACGCTTCTCTCATTCTCCAGGACGATGGAATCGCTATTACT ATTAACTGTTCAACTATTTTTCTTAGTGAACATTCTTTATAGTTCCCACATCATGTACAGAAGATCCGGTTTGTCCTTCTTCCACCAAACTTTGGACTCTTATGCATTGTCATCTCCAATCCTGATTCAAAAATCAGGTTCTATGTGGGTTCCAAAGAAGCAAAAATCAAGTGGTGGATGGAGACCCAAGAAGAAAATATACCACAGAGATCATGAACTAGACAGAGCAATTGACTTACAAAAGAAGCCATCATTAATATTGCAACTCAAGTCCATCATCCAATCTCAAAAGCACCAATCTCTCTTTCTCCGGGACCTTGAAAAGCAAGTTGGGTTTGTTCAGAAATGGAACTTCATGTCTATCATTGAGAAGTACCCTACAATATTCCATGTTGGTGGTGGCAGTGATAGAAGCCCTCCTTTTGTTACTCTCACTGAAAAGGCTAAAAAGATTTCCAATGAAGAGCCTGAAGCAAGAGCGTTAATGGAACCCATTTTGGTTAAGAATCTAAGGAAGTTGCTAATGATGTCTGTTGACTGTAGGATACCTTTAGAAAAGATTGAATGTATAGACTCAGAATTGGGTTTGCCTCAAGACTTTAAGAAGACATTGATTCCAAAGTACCCAGAGTTCTTTTCAGTGAAAGAATTCAACGGCAAAGCTTATCTTTATTTGGAAAATTGGGACTCTTCATTGGCATTCACTGCACGTGAGGAAAGGTTAGCACGCAAAGGGATTTTGAACTCCAGTGGAGCTCAAAAGAAGGTTAGGATCACAAAAGATGGTAACTATTTGGGTCCTTTTGCTTTTAAGATGTGTTTTCCTGCTGGTTTTAGACCAAACATGAGATACCTCGAGGAACTACAGAGGTGGCAGAGAATGGAATTCCCCTCTCCATACTTGAATGCGAGGAGATATGAATTAGCAGATCCAAAAGCTCGAAAAAGAGTGGTGGCTGTGCTTCATGAACTCCTCAATTTAACTATGGAGAAGAGAATGACATCTTCCCAATTGGATGCATTTCATTCAGAGTATCTGTTACCGCATAGATTGCTTCTTTGTTTGATTAAGTATCAtggtatattttatattaccaaCAAAGGTGCTAGAAGTACCGTGTTCCTTAAAGAAGCTTATGATGGTTCAAGTTTGATAGATAAATGTCCTCTGTTGTCACATAATGATAGATTTATGGCACTTACTGGTAGGAGAGAGATAAATTCTTGTACTGTGATGCCTTCATTATAG
- the LOC123210597 gene encoding probable BOI-related E3 ubiquitin-protein ligase 3 — translation MAVEARHHNLFPPQLLGNREMNPIESNASFYNTQMGYGLPLSGTTTGIETLQLPATVYGSGISDSLPQKPVIKSDSSLTYNNSNNLLVQSRKRSRDFCNPPLSFPSFQNQSHKTCTAMPFSFFGHDISPQIQEQQSDLDRIISQHMEKVKMEIEERRKRQARRILDAIEESLMKKLRTKEEEIEKMGKLNWALEERVKSLCIENQIWRDLAQSNEATANALRSNLEQVLAATQANDANTPGGGCQDDEVIDDAQSCCGSSCDGDDQKRRLDSGDNSSGMCRNCRKEEACVLLLPCRHLCLCTVCGSGRHTCPVCNSVKTGSVHVNMS, via the exons atggcTGTTGAAGCACGGCATCATAATCTTTTCCCTCCTCAGCTCTTAGGAAACAG GGAAATGAACCCCATTGAATCAAACGCAAGTTTTTACAATACGCAGATGGGATATGGGCTACCATTATCAGGAACAACGACGGGTATTGAGACTCTTCAACTCCCCGCCACCGTCTACGGTTCTGGGATTTCCGACTCACTCCCTCAAAAACCAGTCATCAAATCCGATAGTTCTTTAACATACAACAACAGTAATAATCTCCTTGTTCAATCAAGAAAACGTTCGAGAGACTTCTGCAATCCTCCCCTGTCTTTCCCGTCGTTCCAAAATCAAAGTCACAAAACTTGCACCGCCATGCCCTTCTCCTTTTTCGGCCACGATATATCCCCTCAGATCCAAGAACAACAATCCGATCTTGACCGCATCATTTCTCAACAT ATGGAGAAAGTGAAGATGGAGATTGAAGAAAGAAGGAAGAGACAAGCCAGAAGAATTCTGGACGCGATTGAGGAGAGTTTAATGAAGAAACTGagaacaaaagaagaagaaattgaaaaaatgggGAAATTGAATTGGGCGTTAGAGGAAAGAGTGAAATCATTATGCATAGAGAATCAAATATGGCGAGACTTGGCGCAGAGCAATGAAGCTACGGCCAATGCTTTACGTTCAAACTTAGAGCAAGTCCTCGCCGCAACGCAGGCCAACGACGCTAATACACCGGGAGGAGGTTGCCAAGACGACGAAGTCATTGACGACGCTCAGTCGTGTTGCGGCAGCAGCTGCGATGGAGACGACCAGAAGCGGCGATTGGACAGTGGAGATAATTCAAGCGGAATGTGTCGGAATTGTCGGAAAGAGGAAGCTTGCGTGTTGTTATTGCCGTGCAGGCATTTGTGTTTGTGTACCGTTTGTGGGTCGGGTCGTCATACTTGCCCCGTTTGTAATTCCGTTAAAACTGGTAGCGTTCATGTTAACATGTCCTAG
- the LOC123218709 gene encoding protein WHAT'S THIS FACTOR 1 homolog, chloroplastic-like isoform X3, which produces MYRRSGLSFFHQTLDSYALSSPILIQKSGSMWVPKKQKSSGGWRPKKKIYHRDHELDRAIDLQKKPSLILQLKSIIQSQKHQSLFLRDLEKQVGFVQKWNFMSIIEKYPTIFHVGGGSDRSPPFVTLTEKAKKISNEEPEARALMEPILVKNLRKLLMMSVDCRIPLEKIECIDSELGLPQDFKKTLIPKYPEFFSVKEFNGKAYLYLENWDSSLAFTAREERLARKGILNSSGAQKKVRITKDGNYLGPFAFKMCFPAGFRPNMRYLEELQRWQRMEFPSPYLNARRYELADPKARKRVVAVLHELLNLTMEKRMTSSQLDAFHSEYLLPHRLLLCLIKYHGIFYITNKGARSTVFLKEAYDGSSLIDKCPLLSHNDRFMALTGRREINSCTVMPSL; this is translated from the coding sequence ATGTACAGAAGATCCGGTTTGTCCTTCTTCCACCAAACTTTGGACTCTTATGCATTGTCATCTCCAATCCTGATTCAAAAATCAGGTTCTATGTGGGTTCCAAAGAAGCAAAAATCAAGTGGTGGATGGAGACCCAAGAAGAAAATATACCACAGAGATCATGAACTAGACAGAGCAATTGACTTACAAAAGAAGCCATCATTAATATTGCAACTCAAGTCCATCATCCAATCTCAAAAGCACCAATCTCTCTTTCTCCGGGACCTTGAAAAGCAAGTTGGGTTTGTTCAGAAATGGAACTTCATGTCTATCATTGAGAAGTACCCTACAATATTCCATGTTGGTGGTGGCAGTGATAGAAGCCCTCCTTTTGTTACTCTCACTGAAAAGGCTAAAAAGATTTCCAATGAAGAGCCTGAAGCAAGAGCGTTAATGGAACCCATTTTGGTTAAGAATCTAAGGAAGTTGCTAATGATGTCTGTTGACTGTAGGATACCTTTAGAAAAGATTGAATGTATAGACTCAGAATTGGGTTTGCCTCAAGACTTTAAGAAGACATTGATTCCAAAGTACCCAGAGTTCTTTTCAGTGAAAGAATTCAACGGCAAAGCTTATCTTTATTTGGAAAATTGGGACTCTTCATTGGCATTCACTGCACGTGAGGAAAGGTTAGCACGCAAAGGGATTTTGAACTCCAGTGGAGCTCAAAAGAAGGTTAGGATCACAAAAGATGGTAACTATTTGGGTCCTTTTGCTTTTAAGATGTGTTTTCCTGCTGGTTTTAGACCAAACATGAGATACCTCGAGGAACTACAGAGGTGGCAGAGAATGGAATTCCCCTCTCCATACTTGAATGCGAGGAGATATGAATTAGCAGATCCAAAAGCTCGAAAAAGAGTGGTGGCTGTGCTTCATGAACTCCTCAATTTAACTATGGAGAAGAGAATGACATCTTCCCAATTGGATGCATTTCATTCAGAGTATCTGTTACCGCATAGATTGCTTCTTTGTTTGATTAAGTATCAtggtatattttatattaccaaCAAAGGTGCTAGAAGTACCGTGTTCCTTAAAGAAGCTTATGATGGTTCAAGTTTGATAGATAAATGTCCTCTGTTGTCACATAATGATAGATTTATGGCACTTACTGGTAGGAGAGAGATAAATTCTTGTACTGTGATGCCTTCATTATAG